The Bryobacteraceae bacterium genome includes a window with the following:
- a CDS encoding oxidoreductase, giving the protein MNVRPRMVRYDASMASRRNFLSTVASGLATSLAAPASVLGANGRVRIGIIGPGSRGQQLMREALACENVDIVAAADVYSRRLEEAKAIAPQAKTFTDYRSLLEDPAIDAVLIATPQHLHCEHFIAALEAGKHVYLEKTMAFTVEHAKKMREAFRRASGRVVQIGHQSCASGMMTDALRFLAEEPMGRITAIHMTMYRNTPRGKPQWARPVYPDMTPENIAWKAFLGEAPERPFDANRYINWRFFWDYSGGNVYENMCHQIAFWYKALNLSIPRRATMTGGIYLWKDGREVPDTMCVALEQPEEMLISWNSGFGNDRLGSGEDVLGTDGTIEKASQIRWTPQRVNVKDRQEKLGVSRAPQHALMEDFIRAIRHGGAPACPFDLGFRVSIACRMAVDSYRLQRSVMWDAQREEIV; this is encoded by the coding sequence ATGAACGTCCGGCCCCGCATGGTTCGCTATGATGCCAGCATGGCCTCCCGGCGGAATTTCCTCTCGACCGTGGCTTCCGGACTCGCCACCAGCCTGGCCGCGCCCGCCTCCGTTCTCGGCGCGAACGGCCGCGTGCGCATCGGCATTATTGGTCCAGGCTCGCGCGGCCAGCAGCTGATGCGCGAGGCGCTGGCCTGCGAAAACGTCGACATCGTGGCCGCGGCCGATGTTTACTCGCGCCGGCTGGAAGAAGCCAAAGCCATCGCGCCGCAGGCGAAGACGTTCACCGACTACCGTTCGCTGCTCGAAGATCCCGCCATCGACGCCGTCCTCATCGCCACGCCGCAGCACCTGCACTGCGAGCATTTCATCGCCGCCCTCGAGGCAGGCAAGCATGTCTACCTCGAGAAGACGATGGCCTTCACGGTCGAGCACGCGAAAAAGATGCGCGAAGCCTTCCGCCGCGCCTCCGGGCGCGTGGTGCAGATCGGCCATCAGTCCTGCGCCTCCGGCATGATGACCGACGCGCTGCGCTTCCTCGCCGAGGAACCGATGGGCAGGATCACCGCCATCCACATGACGATGTACCGCAACACGCCCCGCGGCAAGCCGCAGTGGGCGCGGCCCGTCTATCCCGACATGACGCCGGAAAACATCGCCTGGAAGGCGTTTCTCGGCGAAGCGCCCGAGCGGCCGTTCGACGCCAACCGCTACATCAACTGGCGCTTCTTCTGGGACTACTCGGGCGGCAACGTCTATGAGAACATGTGCCACCAGATCGCCTTCTGGTACAAGGCGCTGAACCTGTCCATCCCGCGCCGCGCCACGATGACGGGCGGCATCTATCTGTGGAAAGACGGCCGCGAAGTGCCCGACACGATGTGCGTCGCTCTCGAGCAGCCCGAGGAGATGCTGATCAGCTGGAATTCCGGCTTCGGCAACGACCGGCTCGGCTCGGGCGAGGACGTGCTCGGCACGGACGGCACGATCGAGAAAGCCAGCCAGATCCGCTGGACGCCGCAACGTGTCAATGTCAAAGACCGTCAGGAGAAGCTCGGCGTCAGCCGCGCTCCGCAGCACGCGCTGATGGAAGACTTCATCCGCGCGATCCGCCACGGCGGGGCGCCCGCCTGCCCCTTCGATCTCGGCTTCCGCGTCTCCATCGCCTGCCGCATGGCCGTCGACAGCTACCGCCTGCAGCGGAGCGTCATGTGGGACGCGCAGCGCGAAGAGATCGTCTGA
- a CDS encoding FAD-linked oxidase: MDVVRPANEKELAEALRAAAGAGKRVEVRGAGSKQRMGAPVAEADTVLETTGLCAVRQYDPRDLTVSVEAGMRWRDFCALLAENRQMAPLDPPCAETGTVGGVVAANLSGPRRRLYGSARDMVIGMHYATVDGSVAQTGGMVVKNVAGLDIHKALIGSFGTLAVITVVNFKLAPQPEKTRSYVMQLDSAAALAARRDAVLQGPLQPAALDALNPPAARLAGLEGFCLLVRAGGPDALLERYNRELAGARRLEGEEEHALWRAVEEFAPSQAYVVRAGHRLSDLQAVLESAPGPCLSRAGTGVSWLGFERAETAQQWMMDPAHGQWSRLLEWSSGPADLYWPDPGPELEWMKKLKSTFDPSGILNPGRLYGRI; the protein is encoded by the coding sequence ATGGACGTTGTCCGGCCCGCGAATGAAAAGGAACTCGCCGAAGCCCTGCGCGCCGCGGCAGGCGCGGGAAAACGTGTGGAAGTGCGCGGCGCCGGGTCGAAACAGCGGATGGGCGCCCCGGTGGCCGAGGCGGACACTGTGCTGGAAACTACGGGGCTTTGCGCGGTGCGCCAGTACGATCCCCGGGATCTGACCGTCAGCGTGGAGGCGGGCATGCGGTGGCGCGATTTCTGCGCGCTGCTCGCGGAGAACCGGCAGATGGCGCCACTCGATCCGCCCTGCGCGGAGACGGGCACGGTGGGCGGCGTGGTGGCGGCGAATCTGAGCGGGCCAAGGCGCCGGCTGTACGGCTCGGCCCGCGACATGGTGATTGGCATGCACTACGCGACGGTGGATGGCAGCGTGGCGCAGACGGGCGGAATGGTAGTCAAGAACGTGGCAGGCCTCGATATTCACAAGGCCCTGATCGGGAGTTTCGGCACCCTGGCGGTGATCACCGTGGTGAACTTCAAGCTGGCGCCGCAGCCGGAGAAGACTCGCAGCTACGTCATGCAGCTCGATTCCGCCGCGGCGTTGGCAGCGCGGCGGGACGCGGTTCTGCAGGGTCCGCTTCAGCCGGCGGCCCTCGACGCGCTGAATCCGCCCGCTGCGCGGCTGGCCGGACTGGAAGGCTTCTGCCTGCTGGTGCGCGCAGGCGGGCCGGATGCGCTGCTGGAGCGCTACAACCGTGAACTCGCTGGCGCGCGGCGCCTGGAGGGAGAAGAGGAGCACGCCTTGTGGCGCGCAGTAGAGGAGTTCGCGCCGTCGCAGGCCTATGTGGTGCGGGCAGGGCACAGGCTGTCGGATCTTCAGGCGGTGCTGGAATCGGCCCCCGGGCCGTGCCTGAGCCGCGCGGGAACCGGCGTCTCCTGGCTCGGCTTTGAAAGGGCGGAAACGGCGCAGCAGTGGATGATGGACCCCGCGCACGGCCAATGGAGCCGGCTGCTGGAGTGGTCGAGCGGACCGGCAGACCTCTATTGGCCCGACCCCGGACCGGAGCTGGAATGGATGAAGAAGCTCAAGAGCACCTTCGACCCCTCGGGGATCCTCAATCCCGGGAGGCTGTATGGCCGCATCTGA
- the rpoC gene encoding DNA-directed RNA polymerase subunit beta' — protein MYRSSPYDRSSLIADFDCIRISLASPEKIRSWSHGEVTKPETINYRTFKPERDGLFCARIFGPIADWECLCGKYKRMKHRGVICDKCGVEVTLSRVRRERMGHIELASPCSHVWFFKGLPSRIGYLLDITLRDLERVLYFEAYVVVDPGEVPGLSKGEVITDERKRQLEAEYPGKFVAMMGAEGIRELLRKLDIEALSVEIREKMKTEQSQQKKIKYAKRLRVVESFLRSGNKPEWMILSVLPVIPPELRPLVPLDGGRFATSDLNDLYRRVINRNNRLKKLIELHAPDVIVRNEKRMLQEAVDALFDNGRRGRVLRGANNRPLKSLSDALKGKQGRFRQNLLGKRVDYSGRSVIVVGPELKLHQAGLPKKMALELFKPFIYHRLEQRGHSTTIKQAKELVEQQDPVVWDILEEVVKDHPILLNRAPTLHRLGIQAFEPVLVDGKAIKIHPLVCTAFNADFDGDQMAVHIPLSPEAQIEAHVLMLSSHNILSPAHGAPIAVPTQDMVLGLYYLTKARLGTRGEGKKFASVEDVLIAYEMGEVETQTPITLRYSGRVLDLSTARDPQDLLHIEPVEYHKTDMETTVGRVLLNDILPPEMPFINGLLKKKGLTQLVQYCYLKLGLQATVKLLDDIKDLGFAAATRAGVSIGIDDMVVPESKARLVHEAERQVVEVQNQYQEGAITQGERYNKIIEIWNKVTDEVSAEMFRVMEQDDRAGRLNPIYIMADSGARGSRQQIRQLSGMRGLMAKPNGEIIETPITANFREGLNVLQYFISTHGARKGLADTALKTADSGYLTRRLCDVAQDVIVSEYDCGTTDGIFAEPIIESGEIIEHLRDRIVGRVALEDVTDYEGTILVRANQEITEEIAQSIEDAGIDRVKIRSVLTCESRRGVCQLCYGRNLATGRLVERGEAVGIISAQSIGEPGTQLTMRTFHIGGAAAAGVEQNKQEARYDGFARYIGINTVRNAQGEIIAMNRTGLLAVVDEKGRERERYQVVYGAKILVEDGARVEASQTLLEWDPFAFSILTEISGVVHFKDIIENLTYHEQVDEVTGLSQWVIIDSQDEKRLPTVIVRPEGGTKHDDKRYLLPTNAHLLVRDGSVVHAGDVLAKMPRATTKTKDITGGLPRVVELFEARKPHEAAVMSEINGVVRIGDVVKGYRRVTVVGDDGSEREYLVPRGVHVSVQDGERVKAGDPLMDGPRNPHDILRVLGEKEVQKYLVNEIQEVYRLQGVNINDKHLEVIVRQMLRWVKVEDIGDTDFLPEEVVDKFKFREENDRVREAGGRPAIGTPVLLGITKASLSTDSFISAASFQETTRVLTEAAINGKVDYLRGLKENVIMGRLIPAGTGMEYYRRTKIAGEDIVEEPVQQEDVLLSEPLNLYDEETRGSYMAGSEGSDLNFDDSFGDAE, from the coding sequence ATGTACAGATCATCCCCTTACGATCGGTCGAGCCTGATCGCGGACTTCGACTGCATCCGCATCAGCCTGGCCTCGCCGGAAAAGATCCGCAGCTGGTCCCACGGCGAGGTCACCAAGCCGGAGACCATCAACTACCGCACGTTCAAGCCCGAGCGCGACGGCCTGTTCTGCGCCCGCATCTTCGGCCCGATCGCCGACTGGGAGTGCCTCTGCGGCAAGTACAAGCGCATGAAGCACCGCGGCGTCATCTGCGACAAGTGCGGCGTTGAAGTCACGCTGTCGCGCGTCCGCCGCGAGCGCATGGGCCACATCGAGCTGGCCAGCCCCTGCTCGCACGTCTGGTTCTTCAAGGGTCTGCCCTCCCGCATCGGCTACCTGCTCGACATCACCCTGCGCGACCTCGAGCGCGTGCTGTACTTCGAAGCCTACGTCGTCGTCGATCCGGGCGAAGTGCCCGGGCTGTCGAAGGGGGAGGTCATCACCGACGAGCGCAAGCGGCAGCTGGAGGCGGAATACCCCGGCAAGTTCGTCGCCATGATGGGCGCCGAGGGCATCCGCGAGCTGCTCCGCAAGCTGGACATCGAGGCCCTCTCGGTCGAAATCCGCGAAAAGATGAAGACCGAGCAGAGCCAGCAGAAGAAGATCAAGTACGCCAAGCGGCTCCGCGTGGTGGAGAGCTTCCTCCGCTCCGGCAACAAGCCCGAGTGGATGATCCTCAGCGTGCTGCCCGTCATTCCGCCCGAGCTGCGCCCGCTCGTGCCGCTCGACGGCGGCCGCTTCGCCACCAGCGACCTGAACGACCTCTACCGCCGCGTCATCAACCGCAACAACCGCCTGAAGAAGCTCATCGAGCTGCATGCGCCCGACGTCATCGTCCGCAACGAGAAGCGCATGCTGCAGGAGGCCGTGGACGCGCTGTTCGACAACGGCCGCCGCGGACGCGTCCTGCGCGGCGCCAACAACCGCCCGCTGAAGTCGCTCTCCGACGCCCTGAAGGGCAAGCAGGGCCGCTTCCGCCAGAACCTGCTCGGCAAGCGCGTCGACTACTCCGGCCGCTCGGTGATCGTCGTCGGCCCCGAGCTGAAGCTCCATCAGGCCGGCCTGCCCAAGAAGATGGCCCTCGAGCTGTTCAAGCCCTTCATCTATCACCGGCTCGAGCAGCGCGGCCACTCCACCACCATCAAGCAGGCCAAGGAGCTCGTCGAGCAGCAGGATCCGGTGGTGTGGGACATCCTCGAAGAGGTCGTCAAGGACCATCCCATCCTGCTGAACCGCGCTCCCACGCTGCACCGCCTCGGCATCCAGGCCTTCGAGCCCGTGCTCGTCGACGGCAAGGCCATCAAGATCCACCCGCTCGTCTGCACGGCGTTCAACGCGGACTTCGACGGCGACCAGATGGCCGTCCACATTCCGCTGTCGCCCGAGGCGCAGATCGAGGCGCACGTGCTGATGCTGAGCTCGCACAACATCCTGTCGCCCGCGCACGGCGCCCCCATCGCCGTGCCGACGCAGGACATGGTGCTGGGCCTGTACTACCTCACCAAGGCGCGCCTCGGCACGCGCGGCGAAGGCAAGAAGTTCGCCTCCGTCGAAGACGTCCTCATCGCCTATGAAATGGGCGAGGTCGAAACGCAGACCCCCATCACGCTCCGCTACAGCGGCCGCGTGCTCGACCTCTCCACCGCCCGCGACCCGCAGGACCTGCTCCACATCGAGCCCGTCGAGTATCACAAGACCGACATGGAAACCACCGTCGGCCGCGTGCTGCTCAACGACATCCTGCCGCCCGAGATGCCCTTCATCAACGGCCTGCTGAAGAAGAAGGGCCTCACGCAGCTGGTCCAGTACTGCTACCTGAAGCTCGGCCTTCAGGCCACGGTGAAGCTGCTCGACGACATCAAGGATCTCGGCTTCGCCGCCGCCACGCGCGCCGGCGTCTCCATCGGCATCGACGACATGGTGGTGCCGGAGTCCAAGGCGCGCCTCGTGCACGAAGCCGAGCGCCAGGTCGTCGAGGTCCAGAACCAGTACCAGGAAGGCGCCATCACGCAGGGCGAGCGCTACAACAAGATCATCGAAATCTGGAACAAGGTCACCGACGAAGTGTCGGCTGAAATGTTCCGCGTCATGGAGCAGGACGACCGCGCCGGCCGGCTGAACCCGATTTACATCATGGCCGACTCCGGCGCGCGCGGCTCGCGCCAGCAGATCCGCCAGCTCAGCGGCATGCGCGGACTGATGGCGAAGCCGAACGGCGAAATCATCGAGACCCCCATCACGGCCAACTTCCGCGAAGGCCTGAACGTGCTGCAGTACTTCATCTCCACGCACGGCGCGCGGAAGGGCCTGGCCGACACGGCGCTCAAGACGGCCGACTCCGGCTACCTGACGCGCCGCCTCTGCGACGTCGCCCAGGACGTGATCGTCAGCGAATACGACTGCGGCACGACGGACGGCATCTTCGCCGAGCCCATCATCGAGTCCGGCGAGATCATCGAGCACCTCCGCGACCGCATCGTCGGCCGAGTCGCCCTGGAAGACGTCACCGACTACGAGGGCACCATCCTCGTGCGCGCCAACCAGGAGATCACCGAGGAGATCGCCCAGTCGATCGAAGACGCGGGCATCGACCGCGTCAAGATCCGCTCCGTGCTGACCTGCGAGTCCCGGCGCGGCGTCTGCCAGCTCTGCTACGGGCGCAACCTCGCCACGGGCCGGCTGGTCGAGCGCGGCGAGGCCGTGGGCATCATCTCCGCGCAGTCGATCGGCGAGCCTGGCACGCAGCTGACGATGCGCACGTTCCACATCGGCGGCGCGGCCGCGGCCGGCGTCGAGCAGAACAAGCAGGAGGCCCGCTACGACGGCTTCGCCCGCTACATCGGCATCAACACGGTGCGCAACGCCCAGGGCGAGATCATCGCCATGAACCGCACCGGCCTGCTCGCCGTGGTCGACGAGAAAGGCCGCGAGCGCGAGCGTTACCAGGTCGTCTACGGCGCCAAGATCCTCGTCGAGGACGGCGCCCGCGTGGAGGCCTCCCAGACGTTGCTGGAGTGGGATCCGTTCGCTTTCTCGATCCTCACCGAAATCAGCGGCGTCGTCCACTTCAAGGACATCATCGAGAACCTCACCTACCACGAGCAGGTCGACGAAGTCACCGGCCTGTCGCAGTGGGTCATCATCGACTCGCAGGACGAGAAGCGCCTGCCCACCGTCATCGTGCGCCCCGAGGGCGGCACAAAGCACGACGATAAGCGCTACCTGCTGCCCACCAACGCCCACCTGCTGGTGCGCGACGGCAGCGTCGTCCACGCCGGCGACGTGCTGGCCAAGATGCCGCGCGCCACGACGAAGACCAAGGACATCACGGGCGGCCTGCCGCGCGTCGTCGAGCTGTTCGAGGCCCGCAAGCCGCACGAAGCCGCCGTCATGAGCGAAATCAACGGCGTTGTCCGCATCGGAGACGTCGTCAAAGGCTACCGCCGCGTTACGGTGGTCGGCGACGACGGTTCAGAGCGCGAATACCTCGTCCCGCGCGGCGTCCACGTCAGCGTGCAGGACGGCGAGCGCGTCAAGGCCGGCGACCCGCTCATGGACGGCCCGCGCAACCCGCACGACATCCTCCGCGTTCTCGGCGAGAAGGAAGTCCAGAAGTATCTCGTCAACGAGATTCAGGAAGTCTACCGCCTGCAGGGCGTCAACATCAACGACAAGCACCTGGAGGTCATCGTCCGCCAGATGCTCCGCTGGGTGAAGGTCGAAGATATCGGCGACACGGACTTCCTGCCCGAGGAAGTCGTCGACAAATTCAAGTTCCGCGAGGAAAACGACCGCGTCCGCGAGGCGGGCGGGCGGCCGGCCATCGGCACCCCCGTGCTCCTGGGCATCACCAAGGCGTCGCTGTCCACCGACAGCTTCATCTCCGCCGCTTCGTTCCAGGAGACGACGCGCGTGCTCACCGAAGCCGCCATCAACGGCAAGGTGGACTATCTGCGCGGTCTGAAGGAAAACGTGATCATGGGGCGGCTGATTCCCGCCGGCACGGGCATGGAATACTACCGCCGCACCAAGATCGCGGGCGAGGACATCGTCGAAGAGCCGGTGCAGCAGGAAGACGTGCTGCTGTCAGAGCCGCTCAACCTGTACGACGAGGAGACCCGCGGCAGCTATATGGCGGGCTCCGAAGGCAGCGACCTCAACTTCGACGACAGCTTCGGCGACGCGGAGTAA
- a CDS encoding glycolate oxidase iron-sulfur subunit has product MAASETPVFPPVLPNRHPDAPKGADLDKCVHCGLCLNACPTYRELGLEMDSPRGRIYQMVQVATGQAEITPSYVEHLDLCLACRGCESACPSGVPYGRLIEAARAEIEARIERPRHVRLLRGFVFGRLLVSRGWLRTAGALLYLYQASGLQQLVRGSGLLKLAGKLGRIEKLAPEAEVPFFFSQIGKVFPAKGGKRKRVAFLAGCLANVTSARLNEATVRVLQENGCEVAVPEGQTCCGALHVHSGLKDQARELARRNIRAFLPEDFDAVVTNAAGCGSTLKEYHELLENDPEFREKAHVFVSKVRDITEFLDEIGIRRPENPMPATVTYQDSCHLAHGQKIRQAPRNLLAAVPGVEFRELPQADLCCGSAGVYNIVHDGLAASILEKKMALVNSTGASIVTTANVGCAIQLKAGVALHGKGQRVLHVVELLDEAYRRRGAQPPASPQPPSS; this is encoded by the coding sequence ATGGCCGCATCTGAGACGCCCGTCTTCCCGCCCGTCCTGCCGAACCGCCATCCGGACGCTCCGAAAGGAGCCGACCTCGACAAGTGCGTCCACTGCGGGCTGTGCCTGAACGCCTGCCCCACCTACCGCGAGCTTGGCCTCGAGATGGACTCGCCGCGCGGGCGGATCTACCAGATGGTGCAGGTGGCGACGGGACAGGCGGAGATCACGCCCTCCTACGTCGAGCATCTTGATCTCTGCCTGGCCTGCCGCGGCTGCGAGAGCGCCTGCCCCTCGGGCGTGCCTTACGGAAGGCTGATCGAGGCGGCGCGGGCGGAGATCGAGGCCCGGATCGAGCGGCCCCGGCACGTCCGGCTGCTGCGGGGCTTCGTGTTCGGGCGCCTGCTGGTTTCGCGCGGCTGGCTGAGGACAGCCGGGGCGCTGCTGTATCTGTACCAGGCTTCCGGACTGCAGCAGCTCGTCCGCGGCAGCGGGCTGCTGAAGCTGGCTGGCAAGCTGGGGCGGATCGAAAAGCTGGCGCCGGAGGCGGAAGTCCCCTTCTTTTTCTCGCAAATCGGCAAGGTATTTCCGGCGAAAGGCGGGAAAAGGAAGCGCGTGGCGTTCCTCGCCGGCTGCCTGGCGAACGTCACCTCCGCGCGGCTGAACGAGGCCACCGTCCGCGTGCTGCAGGAGAACGGCTGCGAGGTGGCCGTGCCGGAGGGGCAGACCTGCTGCGGCGCGCTGCACGTCCACTCGGGGCTCAAAGACCAGGCGCGGGAGCTGGCGCGGCGCAACATCCGGGCGTTCCTGCCGGAGGACTTCGACGCCGTGGTCACCAACGCCGCCGGATGCGGCTCGACGCTCAAGGAGTACCACGAGCTGCTCGAAAACGACCCGGAATTTCGCGAAAAAGCGCATGTATTTGTTTCAAAAGTCCGGGATATTACGGAGTTTCTGGACGAAATCGGCATCCGCCGCCCGGAAAATCCGATGCCTGCCACCGTCACCTACCAGGACTCCTGCCATCTGGCCCACGGGCAGAAGATCCGGCAGGCGCCGCGGAACCTGCTGGCCGCGGTTCCCGGCGTGGAATTCCGCGAGCTGCCGCAGGCCGACCTCTGCTGCGGCAGCGCGGGCGTCTACAACATCGTGCACGACGGTCTGGCCGCCTCGATTCTCGAGAAGAAGATGGCGCTGGTGAACTCGACCGGCGCTTCCATCGTGACGACGGCCAACGTGGGCTGCGCCATCCAGCTCAAAGCGGGCGTGGCTCTGCACGGGAAGGGGCAGCGGGTGCTGCACGTGGTGGAGCTTCTGGACGAGGCATACCGGCGGCGCGGCGCGCAGCCGCCTGCTTCTCCACAGCCGCCTTCGTCTTGA
- the mtnP gene encoding S-methyl-5'-thioadenosine phosphorylase, giving the protein MNKPTAKIGVIGGSGLYSMPGFSAQQEVKLSTPFGEPSDAYIVGELEGKPVAFLARHGRGHRISPSELNFRANIHGFKQLGVEWIISLSAVGSLKEEHKPLDFVIPDQFVDRTRGRVSTFFGNGLVAHISFADPVCPVLMKLLHEACREAGVPSKLGGTYLCMEGPAFSTKAESNLYRSWGMDVIGMTNLQEAKLAREAEICYSTVAMVTDYDCWHPEHDAVTVADIIRNLAHNAENAAKVVRAAVRLLDPGAQRSCLCSRALEHALITDRKAVPAETLKRLELIVGKYFAE; this is encoded by the coding sequence ATGAACAAACCCACCGCGAAGATCGGCGTCATCGGCGGAAGCGGGCTGTACTCGATGCCTGGCTTTTCCGCGCAGCAGGAAGTGAAGCTTTCCACCCCCTTCGGCGAGCCCTCCGACGCCTACATCGTCGGAGAGCTGGAGGGCAAGCCGGTGGCGTTTCTCGCGCGCCACGGCCGCGGACACCGCATCAGCCCGTCCGAGCTCAACTTCCGCGCCAACATTCACGGCTTCAAACAGCTGGGCGTCGAGTGGATCATCTCTCTGTCCGCCGTCGGCAGTCTGAAGGAAGAGCACAAGCCGCTCGATTTCGTCATCCCGGACCAGTTCGTCGACCGCACGCGCGGGCGCGTCTCCACGTTCTTCGGCAACGGGCTCGTGGCCCACATCTCCTTCGCCGATCCGGTCTGTCCCGTGCTGATGAAGCTGCTGCACGAAGCCTGCCGCGAGGCGGGCGTGCCTTCCAAGCTCGGCGGTACGTACCTCTGCATGGAAGGCCCCGCGTTCTCCACGAAGGCGGAGTCGAACCTCTACCGGAGCTGGGGCATGGACGTCATCGGCATGACCAACCTGCAGGAGGCCAAGCTCGCCCGCGAAGCCGAGATCTGCTACTCCACTGTCGCCATGGTCACGGACTACGACTGCTGGCACCCGGAGCACGACGCCGTCACCGTGGCCGACATCATCCGCAACCTCGCGCACAACGCCGAGAATGCGGCCAAGGTGGTGCGCGCCGCCGTCCGCCTGCTCGACCCCGGCGCACAGCGCAGCTGCCTGTGCAGCCGCGCTCTTGAGCACGCGCTCATTACGGACAGGAAGGCCGTTCCCGCCGAGACGCTGAAGAGGCTGGAGCTGATCGTTGGCAAGTATTTCGCCGAGTGA
- a CDS encoding deacylase, protein MKTLDKLISFLEMKGVAYRHDRHPLSYTARETAQAEHVSPRSFAKVVILHSEDGYAMAVLSADRIVDLDELRAAFGSRHMRLATERELEELFPECELGAMPPFGNGTLFDMPVWVDGLLLAEETICFNAGTHRDVIQMATEDWEQLVKPSVLAFAHAAG, encoded by the coding sequence ATGAAGACACTGGACAAACTGATTTCGTTCCTGGAAATGAAGGGCGTGGCGTACCGGCATGACCGCCACCCGCTCAGCTACACAGCCCGCGAGACGGCGCAGGCCGAGCATGTCTCGCCGCGCAGCTTCGCCAAGGTGGTCATCCTGCATTCCGAAGACGGCTACGCGATGGCGGTGCTGTCCGCGGACCGGATCGTGGACCTGGACGAGCTGCGCGCGGCGTTCGGCAGCCGGCATATGCGGCTCGCGACGGAGAGGGAGCTGGAAGAGCTGTTCCCCGAGTGCGAACTGGGCGCGATGCCTCCCTTCGGCAACGGAACGCTGTTCGACATGCCCGTGTGGGTGGACGGCCTGCTGCTGGCCGAGGAGACGATCTGCTTCAACGCAGGCACCCACAGGGATGTGATCCAGATGGCGACGGAAGACTGGGAGCAGCTGGTGAAGCCGTCCGTGCTGGCCTTTGCGCACGCGGCCGGGTAA